From one Phytohabitans houttuyneae genomic stretch:
- a CDS encoding type I polyketide synthase — MPDEQKLVEYLKWVTADLHQTRQRLEEVEAGRQEPIAIVGMSCRFPGGVDSPDALWRMVVEGRDGISGFPTDRGWDIDTLVGDGLGRSTTLQGGFLYDAADFDPAFFGISPREAVAMDPQQRLLLEATWEAFERTGIDPLALRGSRTGVFVGTNGQDYGHVLYATQEDVEGHAGTGLAASVISGRLSYTFGLEGPAVTVDTACSSSLVALHLAAQALRGGECTLALAGGVTVMTTSASFAGFSRQGGLAPDGRCKAFSDDADGTGWSEGVGMLVLERLSDAKRNGHPVLAVVRGSAVNQDGASNGLTAPNGPSQQRVIRAALAGAGLSTADVDVVEAHGTGTTLGDPIEAQALLATYGQDRERPLLLGAVKSNLGHTQAAAGVAGVIKMVQAIRHGIAPKTLHAERPSSHVDWSAGAVELLTSNTEWPSTDRPRRAGVSSFGVSGTNAHVIIEQPPAEDEPAGTEAPATVPWPVSAKSEHALDAQIARLRAVDASVAGVGLALAGRSAFDHRAVLLAGGDGVTEVARGVVRGRPLAVVFSGQGSQRLGMGRELYARFPVFASAFDEVLAYLEPGLKDVMWGQDGDALNQTGWTQPALFAVEVALFRLVESFGVKPDHLAGHSIGEIVAAHVAGVLSLQDAARLVTARAGLMQQLPAGGAMVAIRATEAEVAPLLSERVSIAAVNAADAVVVAGDEDDVVAVAKHFEKSTRLRVSHAFHSPLMDPMLPAFREAIAGITFHQPRIPVAAVGDVTDVEFWVRHVRDTVRFADAVASFGEVTVLEVGPDGVLSALIGDAVPSLRKDRPEETALLTALARLYTAGVTVDWTPALGEARRVDLPTYPFQRERYWPSGLGLAMADAGGLGLTPAGHPLLGAMVTIAGSDEVVLTGRLSLATHPWLADHSVGGGILFPGTGFLELAIRAGDQVGCDRVEELTLVVPLVLTEREGVTLQVRVGAPDENGGRPITVHSRPADGAEHPWIQHATGVLATGAAAFDAGFDTAVWPPEGAEPADVDGIYPRLAGRGLAYGPVFQGLQGVWRRDGEVYAEVALPEQVKDAATFGIHPALLDAALHAIVFGDTGKGMLPFEWSGASLHASGATRLRVRLAQTGTDAVSVTAVDVTGAPVVAVDSLALRAPSAVQAVAAAAGRSEQESLFRLQWTPAPTEPVPATGARWAVIGADEIDLAPTMYRAGETIAAYSESLSGAIGERGVVPEVFLIPVLGGDGPAAVHTTAARVLALLQEALSDDRLAGPRMVFITRGAVAAEGETVHDLAAAAAWGLVRSAQAESPGRFLLVDLDDTVESLAAMPGLPGMLDAGEQQLIVRSGAVRVPRLAPASSGPSLVPPAGVPWRLDSGRRGSLDGLGLVPCPAVAEPLVARQVRVRVGAAGLNFRDVLNALGMYPGEAGLFGSEAAGVVAEVGPEVSGLRPGDRVMGMLFGGFGPLGVTDERFLTKTPQAWTDETAASVPLVFLTAYYAFTDLAGLKAGEKVLVHAGAGGVGMAAIQLAKHLGAEVFATASEGKWDVLRSLGLDDAHIASSRTLDFAARFPKVDVVLNALAGEFVDASLSLLDGGGRFLEMGKTDVRRQEDLPGVTYRAFDLIEAGPDRMRSMLADLLDLFDREVLRPLPVTSWDVRRAREAFRFMSLAKHVGKIVLTLPRAWDPDGTVLITGGTGGLGAELARHLVTKRGAKRLLLLSRRGPEAPGAAALRDELVALGASVEVAACDVADRAALAQAVAGQRLTAVVHTAGVLDDGIVASLDGERLSTVLRPKADAAWHLHELTRESDLAAFVLYSSVSGLMGSPGQGNYAAGNTYLDALAAHRRAAGLPAVSLAWGAWTQEVGMTGRLGDAAIERMARSGMPPLTVEQGLALFEAAIAVDEPFVVPVRLNPGDFRAHSQIPPILSGVVSGPRRAAAAAGRSAVTLRDRLRGLGAAEQEQLLQEIVAGYAAVLLGHGDATGIDPERNFLELGLDSLIAVELRNQLSDVVGLRLPSSVILDSKTPAQLAKWLHAELASQTDISAGGARAAAGTAPAGDGGADSLQRIFFTAVHAGKEVEAMRMLTAVAATRPSFESTAELEDLPAPVTLADGPRDPRLICVSAPGATGGVHLYARIAAQFRGKRHVSALPLVGFAPGESLPATGAAAARVVAESILHASDGDPFIVVGHSTGGTLAYFAAGELEHTWGIKPDAVIMLDTLALTFSQDDYDNVGRFYLAGIDSPLVNLNSARLSAMAHWFVRLKDISVPPTTAPTLMIRSAITPDGEEIPYTEPWVPVNDVRSIEADHLSLAAEHSAVTAGVIEEWIAGLGR; from the coding sequence CGCGCTGCACCTCGCCGCCCAGGCGCTGCGCGGCGGCGAGTGCACGCTCGCGCTCGCCGGTGGCGTCACGGTGATGACGACCTCGGCGAGCTTCGCCGGCTTCTCCCGGCAGGGCGGGCTCGCGCCGGACGGCCGGTGCAAAGCGTTCTCCGACGACGCCGACGGCACGGGCTGGTCCGAGGGCGTCGGCATGCTCGTGCTGGAGCGGCTGTCCGACGCCAAGCGAAACGGCCACCCCGTACTCGCCGTCGTGCGCGGCTCCGCGGTCAACCAGGACGGCGCCTCCAACGGCCTCACCGCACCGAACGGCCCGTCACAGCAGCGGGTCATCCGCGCCGCCCTCGCCGGCGCCGGCCTCAGCACGGCCGACGTCGACGTGGTCGAGGCGCACGGCACCGGCACCACCCTCGGCGACCCGATCGAGGCACAGGCGCTCCTCGCCACGTACGGGCAGGACCGGGAAAGGCCGCTGCTGCTCGGCGCCGTGAAGTCCAACCTCGGACACACCCAGGCCGCCGCCGGCGTCGCGGGCGTCATCAAGATGGTGCAGGCCATCCGGCACGGCATCGCACCGAAGACCCTCCACGCCGAGCGCCCGTCGTCGCATGTGGACTGGTCCGCCGGCGCTGTCGAGCTGCTGACCAGCAACACCGAGTGGCCGTCGACGGACCGGCCACGGCGCGCCGGCGTCTCCTCGTTCGGCGTCAGCGGGACCAACGCCCACGTCATCATCGAGCAGCCCCCGGCCGAGGACGAACCCGCCGGGACGGAGGCCCCGGCCACGGTGCCGTGGCCGGTCTCGGCAAAGTCGGAACATGCACTCGACGCCCAGATCGCCCGGCTGCGTGCGGTCGACGCGTCGGTCGCCGGTGTCGGTTTGGCGTTGGCTGGTCGCTCAGCGTTCGACCATCGGGCGGTGCTGCTGGCCGGCGGGGATGGTGTCACCGAGGTTGCCCGTGGGGTGGTGCGGGGCCGTCCGCTCGCGGTCGTCTTCTCGGGTCAGGGTTCGCAGCGTCTGGGCATGGGTCGGGAGTTGTACGCCCGCTTTCCGGTGTTCGCGTCAGCCTTTGACGAGGTGCTCGCATACCTTGAGCCGGGCCTCAAGGACGTGATGTGGGGTCAGGACGGCGACGCGCTGAACCAGACCGGTTGGACGCAGCCGGCCTTGTTCGCGGTCGAGGTGGCCCTGTTCCGGTTGGTTGAGTCGTTCGGTGTCAAGCCCGACCACCTGGCCGGTCACTCGATCGGTGAGATCGTCGCCGCGCATGTGGCCGGGGTGTTGTCGCTGCAAGACGCCGCCCGGCTGGTGACCGCGCGTGCTGGTCTCATGCAGCAGTTGCCGGCGGGTGGGGCGATGGTCGCCATCCGCGCGACCGAGGCTGAGGTGGCGCCGCTGCTCAGCGAACGGGTATCCATCGCCGCCGTCAATGCGGCCGACGCGGTCGTGGTCGCGGGCGACGAGGACGATGTGGTCGCGGTTGCCAAGCATTTTGAGAAGTCGACTCGGTTGCGGGTTTCGCATGCGTTTCATTCGCCGTTGATGGATCCGATGCTGCCGGCTTTCCGGGAGGCGATTGCTGGTATCACGTTCCATCAGCCCCGCATTCCGGTCGCGGCGGTGGGGGATGTCACGGATGTTGAGTTCTGGGTTAGGCATGTGCGGGACACGGTCCGGTTCGCTGACGCGGTGGCCTCGTTTGGTGAGGTGACGGTTCTTGAGGTGGGCCCGGACGGGGTGCTGTCGGCGCTGATCGGTGACGCGGTCCCGAGCCTGCGCAAGGACCGGCCTGAAGAGACCGCGCTACTCACGGCGCTCGCCCGGCTCTACACGGCCGGCGTCACCGTCGACTGGACACCCGCACTCGGCGAGGCACGCCGCGTCGACCTGCCGACGTACCCGTTCCAGCGCGAGCGCTACTGGCCCTCCGGCCTCGGCCTGGCGATGGCCGACGCGGGCGGGCTCGGCCTCACGCCCGCCGGCCACCCGCTGCTCGGCGCGATGGTGACGATCGCCGGCTCGGACGAGGTCGTGCTTACCGGTCGCCTCTCGCTCGCCACCCACCCCTGGCTCGCCGACCACTCGGTCGGCGGAGGGATCCTCTTCCCCGGCACCGGCTTCCTCGAGCTGGCGATCCGCGCCGGCGACCAGGTCGGCTGCGACCGGGTCGAGGAGCTGACCCTCGTCGTACCGCTCGTGCTGACCGAACGGGAAGGGGTCACCCTCCAGGTGCGCGTCGGGGCGCCGGACGAAAATGGCGGTCGCCCGATCACCGTCCACTCGCGACCCGCCGACGGCGCCGAGCACCCGTGGATCCAACACGCCACCGGTGTACTGGCCACCGGCGCCGCCGCCTTCGACGCGGGCTTCGACACCGCCGTGTGGCCGCCGGAAGGCGCCGAGCCGGCGGACGTCGACGGCATCTACCCCCGCCTCGCCGGACGGGGGCTCGCCTACGGGCCGGTGTTCCAAGGACTTCAAGGCGTGTGGCGGCGGGACGGCGAGGTGTACGCCGAGGTCGCACTCCCCGAGCAGGTCAAGGACGCGGCCACCTTCGGCATCCACCCCGCTCTGCTGGACGCGGCGCTACACGCGATCGTGTTCGGGGACACCGGCAAGGGCATGCTCCCGTTCGAGTGGAGCGGCGCCTCCCTTCACGCGAGCGGCGCCACCCGGCTGCGCGTACGGCTCGCTCAGACCGGCACCGACGCGGTCTCCGTGACCGCCGTCGACGTCACCGGCGCACCCGTCGTCGCCGTGGACTCGCTCGCACTGCGGGCACCCTCCGCCGTACAGGCGGTCGCGGCTGCCGCCGGACGGTCCGAACAGGAGTCACTCTTCCGTCTCCAGTGGACCCCCGCACCGACCGAGCCGGTACCGGCGACCGGCGCGCGGTGGGCAGTCATCGGCGCCGACGAGATCGACCTCGCGCCCACGATGTACCGGGCCGGCGAGACCATCGCCGCGTACTCGGAGTCGCTGTCCGGCGCCATCGGAGAGCGAGGCGTCGTACCAGAGGTGTTCCTGATCCCGGTCCTCGGCGGTGACGGCCCCGCGGCCGTGCACACGACGGCGGCCCGGGTCCTCGCCCTGCTGCAGGAGGCGTTGTCGGACGACCGGTTGGCCGGGCCGCGGATGGTGTTCATCACCCGTGGCGCGGTCGCCGCTGAGGGTGAGACGGTGCACGACCTGGCCGCCGCGGCCGCCTGGGGACTTGTGCGGTCCGCGCAGGCGGAAAGCCCAGGCCGGTTTCTGCTCGTCGACCTCGACGACACCGTGGAGTCGCTGGCCGCCATGCCCGGCCTGCCCGGCATGCTCGACGCGGGTGAGCAGCAGCTGATCGTCCGCTCCGGCGCGGTGCGAGTGCCCCGCCTCGCGCCGGCGTCGTCCGGACCGTCGCTCGTGCCGCCGGCCGGCGTCCCGTGGCGGCTCGACAGTGGACGCAGGGGCAGCCTCGACGGGCTGGGCCTCGTGCCCTGCCCCGCGGTCGCCGAGCCGCTCGTCGCCCGGCAGGTGCGCGTACGCGTCGGTGCCGCGGGCCTCAACTTCCGGGACGTGCTCAACGCGTTGGGCATGTATCCGGGTGAGGCGGGGCTGTTCGGTTCTGAGGCCGCTGGTGTGGTGGCCGAGGTGGGTCCTGAGGTGTCCGGGCTGCGGCCGGGTGACCGGGTGATGGGGATGCTGTTCGGCGGGTTCGGCCCGCTTGGCGTCACCGACGAACGGTTCCTCACGAAGACCCCGCAGGCGTGGACGGACGAGACCGCCGCGTCGGTACCGCTTGTCTTCCTCACCGCCTACTACGCGTTCACCGATCTGGCCGGCCTGAAGGCGGGGGAGAAGGTGCTGGTGCACGCGGGCGCCGGCGGGGTGGGCATGGCGGCGATCCAGCTCGCCAAGCACCTGGGCGCGGAGGTGTTCGCGACGGCGAGCGAGGGCAAGTGGGACGTGCTGCGCTCGCTCGGGCTGGACGACGCGCACATCGCCTCCTCGCGCACGCTCGACTTCGCCGCGCGCTTTCCAAAGGTCGACGTGGTGCTGAACGCCCTAGCCGGCGAGTTCGTTGACGCGTCGCTCAGCCTCCTGGACGGCGGCGGCCGCTTCCTCGAGATGGGCAAGACCGACGTGCGCCGCCAGGAGGACCTGCCCGGCGTCACCTACCGCGCGTTCGACCTCATCGAGGCCGGGCCGGACCGGATGCGGTCGATGCTCGCCGATCTGCTCGACCTCTTCGACCGGGAGGTGCTGCGGCCGCTGCCGGTGACGAGCTGGGACGTACGCCGGGCCCGTGAGGCGTTCCGCTTCATGAGCCTGGCCAAGCACGTGGGCAAGATCGTGCTCACGCTGCCTCGCGCCTGGGACCCGGACGGGACCGTGCTCATCACCGGCGGTACCGGCGGCCTCGGCGCCGAACTGGCCCGGCACCTTGTCACCAAGCGGGGCGCCAAGCGGCTCCTGCTGCTCAGCCGCCGCGGTCCCGAGGCTCCCGGTGCGGCCGCGCTGCGCGACGAGCTTGTCGCGCTGGGCGCCTCCGTCGAGGTGGCGGCCTGCGACGTCGCCGACCGCGCCGCGCTGGCCCAGGCGGTGGCGGGGCAGCGGCTGACCGCCGTCGTGCACACCGCCGGCGTCCTCGACGACGGCATCGTCGCCTCGCTCGACGGTGAGCGGCTGTCCACTGTGCTCCGCCCCAAGGCGGACGCCGCCTGGCACCTGCACGAGCTGACCCGCGAGTCAGACCTCGCAGCGTTCGTGCTCTACTCCTCGGTCTCCGGCCTGATGGGCAGCCCTGGCCAAGGCAACTACGCGGCTGGCAACACCTACCTCGACGCGCTCGCCGCGCACCGCCGCGCCGCCGGGCTCCCGGCCGTCTCGCTCGCCTGGGGCGCGTGGACGCAGGAGGTCGGCATGACCGGCCGCCTCGGTGACGCGGCCATCGAGCGGATGGCCCGTTCCGGCATGCCTCCACTCACCGTCGAGCAGGGACTTGCCCTGTTCGAGGCGGCAATCGCGGTCGACGAGCCGTTCGTGGTGCCGGTCCGGCTCAACCCCGGCGACTTCCGCGCCCACAGCCAGATCCCGCCGATTCTCAGCGGGGTGGTGTCCGGCCCGCGCAGGGCGGCCGCCGCGGCCGGGCGCTCCGCGGTCACCCTCCGGGACCGCCTCCGCGGCCTCGGCGCGGCCGAGCAGGAGCAGCTGCTGCAGGAGATCGTGGCCGGCTACGCGGCCGTCCTCCTGGGACACGGCGACGCCACCGGCATCGACCCCGAGCGAAACTTCCTGGAGCTCGGCCTCGACTCGCTCATCGCGGTCGAGCTGCGCAACCAGCTCAGTGACGTCGTCGGCCTGCGGCTGCCCTCGTCGGTCATCCTCGACAGCAAGACGCCCGCGCAGCTCGCCAAGTGGCTGCACGCCGAGCTGGCCAGCCAGACCGACATCAGCGCGGGCGGCGCGCGGGCGGCGGCCGGCACGGCGCCGGCCGGAGACGGTGGCGCGGACTCGCTGCAGCGCATCTTCTTCACCGCCGTCCACGCCGGCAAGGAGGTGGAGGCGATGCGGATGCTGACCGCCGTCGCCGCCACCCGGCCCAGCTTCGAGTCGACGGCCGAGCTGGAGGACCTGCCCGCCCCTGTCACGCTCGCCGACGGCCCGCGCGACCCGCGGCTCATCTGCGTGAGCGCACCCGGCGCGACCGGCGGCGTCCACCTGTACGCCCGGATCGCCGCCCAGTTCAGGGGCAAGCGGCACGTCTCCGCGCTGCCGCTCGTCGGTTTCGCGCCGGGGGAGAGCCTGCCGGCGACCGGAGCGGCGGCGGCCCGCGTGGTCGCGGAGAGCATCCTGCACGCCAGCGACGGCGACCCGTTCATCGTGGTCGGGCACTCCACGGGTGGCACGCTCGCGTACTTCGCAGCCGGTGAGCTGGAGCACACCTGGGGCATCAAGCCGGACGCGGTCATCATGCTCGACACGCTGGCGCTGACCTTCAGCCAGGACGACTACGACAACGTGGGCCGGTTCTACCTCGCCGGCATCGACTCGCCGCTGGTCAACCTCAACAGCGCGCGGCTCTCGGCGATGGCCCACTGGTTCGTGCGGCTCAAGGACATCTCCGTGCCGCCGACCACCGCGCCGACGCTGATGATCCGCTCAGCGATCACCCCGGACGGCGAGGAGATCCCGTACACCGAGCCGTGGGTGCCGGTGAACGACGTGCGCAGCATCGAGGCGGACCACCTGTCGCTCGCCGCCGAGCACTCGGCCGTCACGGCCGGCGTCATCGAGGAGTGGATCGCCGGCCTCGGCCGCTGA
- a CDS encoding ferredoxin has translation MRVVANPRGCIGAGQCVITAPNVFDQDEDGIVVVIEERPGDADLADVRDALDLCPSQSLALTN, from the coding sequence GTGCGCGTTGTAGCCAACCCGCGCGGGTGTATCGGCGCCGGGCAGTGCGTCATCACCGCGCCGAACGTGTTCGACCAGGACGAGGACGGCATCGTGGTGGTAATCGAGGAACGGCCGGGCGACGCCGACCTGGCGGACGTGCGGGACGCGCTCGACCTCTGCCCGTCCCAGTCGCTCGCGCTCACCAACTGA
- a CDS encoding cytochrome P450, producing the protein MSNPAQLVDFPLRRPGQPYPPKQYADFRSREGLVWSHMPTGAKVWLVTKYDDVRAVLTDPRISSSPRHEGFPSVGRTGGVPNPDQVPGWFVALDPPDHDRFRKALIPEFTVRRIREMRPSIQEVVDHRIDGLLAAGSEADLVHDFTSAVPSLVISALLGVPHVDRDFFEARIRLLVTMSSTHDQRDQATREILRYLSRLILVKQKRPGDDLISVMLASGTMSLQEISGAAMLLLIAGQETTANNMALGMVTLLLNPQWIGDERAVEELLRYYSVADMVALRVAVEDVEIGGQLIKAGEGIVPLVAAANHDSGVFERAGDFDPSRSARHHVAFGYGVHQCLGQHLVRAELDIAYRTLFERIPKLELAVPVEELAFKYDGVVFGLDSLPVRW; encoded by the coding sequence ATGTCCAACCCGGCGCAACTCGTCGACTTTCCGCTGCGGCGGCCCGGCCAGCCGTACCCGCCGAAACAGTACGCCGATTTCCGGTCCCGCGAAGGGCTCGTCTGGTCGCACATGCCGACCGGCGCGAAGGTCTGGCTGGTCACCAAGTACGACGACGTGCGTGCGGTGCTCACCGACCCGCGGATCAGCTCCAGCCCGCGCCACGAGGGCTTCCCCAGCGTCGGCCGTACCGGCGGTGTGCCGAACCCCGACCAGGTGCCGGGCTGGTTCGTGGCCCTTGACCCACCGGACCACGACCGGTTCCGCAAGGCGCTGATCCCCGAGTTCACCGTGCGCCGCATCCGGGAGATGCGACCGTCCATCCAGGAGGTCGTCGACCACCGGATCGACGGCCTGCTCGCCGCCGGCAGCGAGGCCGACCTCGTACACGACTTCACCTCGGCGGTGCCCTCCCTGGTCATCTCCGCACTGCTCGGTGTGCCGCACGTCGACCGCGACTTCTTCGAGGCCCGGATCCGGCTGCTGGTCACGATGAGCTCGACGCACGACCAGCGCGACCAGGCCACCCGGGAGATCCTGCGGTACCTGTCCCGCCTGATCCTGGTCAAGCAGAAGCGCCCCGGCGACGACCTCATCAGCGTGATGCTCGCCTCCGGCACGATGTCGCTGCAGGAGATCTCCGGCGCCGCCATGCTCCTGCTCATCGCAGGCCAGGAGACGACGGCAAACAACATGGCGCTCGGCATGGTCACGCTGCTGCTGAATCCACAGTGGATCGGCGACGAGCGGGCCGTCGAGGAGCTGCTGCGGTACTACTCGGTCGCCGACATGGTCGCCCTCCGGGTCGCCGTCGAGGACGTGGAGATCGGCGGGCAGCTCATCAAGGCGGGCGAAGGCATCGTGCCGCTCGTCGCGGCCGCCAACCACGACTCCGGTGTCTTCGAGCGGGCCGGCGACTTCGACCCCAGCCGCTCCGCCCGCCACCACGTCGCTTTCGGGTACGGGGTGCATCAGTGCCTCGGCCAGCACCTGGTCCGCGCCGAGCTGGACATCGCGTACAGGACGCTTTTCGAGCGGATTCCGAAGCTGGAGCTGGCGGTCCCGGTCGAGGAGCTGGCGTTCAAGTACGACGGCGTGGTGTTCGGCCTCGACTCGCTGCCCGTGCGCTGGTGA
- a CDS encoding class I adenylate-forming enzyme family protein — MAMICGTDCVRTLADVERDAVRMAEELQARGVALGDRVLLKAENSVGYVTALLALMHAGASILLVDHRERAETTERLIDMTGVALCVVDDDAAPETRVPCVSIYELQLAATANNEYVDYIDVEKWRTLPDGLLMCSSGSTGSPKVVVKSGDSFLRNLQRNIDAVGHVSTDVLVPLLPFPHQYGLSMVLIAWLARCSLVVAPYRRLDHALRLAELSGATVFDATPVTYRSMMNIVGRRPALGAVLRDARMLCVGAAPLDAGLVARYEKEFGHKLLDSYGSTEMGNVSFANLDNTVACGRAVDGVELSIVDDDGTALAAGEIGEIMVRTPDVMAGYLDDDGTLVPVTGEWFPSGDFGFLDADANLYVLGRKRAVHRMGYTLHPDIIERKIGDVGVSAKIVALPDERMGSLLVAFVEDEEHRGAAYWRDRIAEALPAYEMPNRVLVIDRFPVNRNGKPDSKRLEELAVSA, encoded by the coding sequence ATGGCGATGATCTGTGGTACCGACTGTGTCCGCACCCTTGCCGATGTCGAGCGGGACGCTGTCCGCATGGCCGAGGAGCTCCAGGCGCGCGGCGTCGCCCTGGGCGACCGGGTCCTGCTCAAGGCGGAAAACTCCGTCGGGTACGTGACCGCCCTGCTCGCGCTCATGCACGCGGGCGCCTCGATCCTGCTCGTCGACCACCGCGAGCGCGCCGAGACGACGGAGCGGCTCATCGACATGACCGGCGTCGCCCTCTGCGTCGTCGACGACGACGCGGCGCCGGAGACGCGGGTGCCCTGCGTCTCCATCTACGAGCTTCAGCTGGCGGCCACGGCCAACAACGAGTACGTCGACTACATCGACGTGGAGAAGTGGCGCACGCTCCCCGACGGGCTGCTGATGTGCTCGTCCGGCTCGACCGGCTCGCCGAAGGTGGTCGTCAAGAGCGGCGACTCGTTCCTGCGAAACCTCCAGCGCAACATCGACGCGGTCGGGCACGTGAGCACCGACGTGCTCGTTCCGCTGCTGCCGTTTCCGCACCAGTACGGGCTCTCGATGGTGCTCATCGCCTGGCTCGCCCGCTGCTCGCTGGTCGTCGCGCCGTACCGCAGGCTCGACCACGCGCTGCGCCTCGCCGAGCTGAGCGGCGCGACAGTCTTCGACGCCACGCCGGTCACGTATCGCAGCATGATGAACATCGTCGGTCGCCGCCCGGCACTCGGCGCGGTGCTCCGCGACGCCCGGATGCTCTGCGTCGGCGCGGCACCGCTCGACGCCGGCCTCGTCGCCCGGTACGAGAAGGAGTTCGGCCACAAGCTGCTGGACAGCTACGGCAGCACCGAGATGGGCAACGTCTCCTTCGCAAACCTCGACAACACGGTCGCCTGTGGACGCGCCGTGGACGGCGTCGAGCTGTCCATCGTGGACGACGACGGAACCGCACTCGCGGCCGGCGAGATCGGCGAGATCATGGTGCGCACGCCGGATGTCATGGCGGGCTACCTGGACGACGACGGCACGCTCGTGCCGGTGACCGGCGAGTGGTTTCCCAGCGGCGACTTCGGCTTCCTCGACGCGGACGCCAACCTCTACGTGCTGGGCCGCAAGCGGGCCGTGCACCGCATGGGCTACACGCTGCACCCGGACATCATCGAGCGGAAGATCGGCGACGTCGGCGTCTCGGCGAAAATCGTCGCGCTGCCGGACGAGCGGATGGGCAGCCTGCTCGTCGCGTTCGTCGAGGACGAGGAGCACCGCGGCGCGGCCTACTGGCGGGATCGGATCGCCGAGGCGCTGCCCGCGTACGAGATGCCGAACCGGGTGCTCGTCATCGACAGGTTTCCGGTGAACCGCAACGGCAAGCCCGACAGCAAGCGGCTGGAGGAGCTGGCGGTGTCGGCGTGA
- a CDS encoding ACP S-malonyltransferase, whose translation MTDEERTAVVFPGMGPSTFDDLGRFLVLDRYARSRVAEADEALGESLLAGFRAERDGLGIFSQVAFQVSSLALADRAEAELDLRPDLGAGPCFGQRALVAYAGALDAAAAIRLTVELARCEDEYFAAEPEELVTQCFVRVPDEPFAEAVAGYVDSGEWVEVSGRLDRGAYLVSLRAGLLDEMVETVRRLEGYTMQTLRPAVHARRFGPLRRRAEEVLSRYPIGKPALPLVADQDGRLVHTAEELRTMLLDTFDRALDWPATVAALHRHGVRTAYVTGPDLMFHRLDCTTSSFRVVPVTHKTVSKPGALRPAGVRAHS comes from the coding sequence GTGACCGACGAGGAGCGCACCGCTGTCGTCTTCCCCGGGATGGGACCGTCCACGTTCGACGACCTCGGCCGGTTCCTGGTGCTCGACCGGTACGCCCGGAGCCGGGTCGCGGAGGCCGACGAGGCACTCGGCGAGTCCCTGCTCGCCGGTTTCCGGGCCGAGCGCGACGGCCTCGGCATCTTCTCCCAGGTCGCGTTCCAGGTCTCCTCGCTCGCCCTGGCCGACCGGGCCGAGGCGGAGCTCGACCTGCGGCCGGACCTCGGCGCCGGGCCGTGCTTCGGGCAGCGGGCACTGGTCGCGTACGCGGGCGCGCTCGACGCCGCCGCCGCGATCCGCCTCACCGTCGAGCTGGCCCGGTGCGAAGACGAGTACTTCGCGGCGGAGCCGGAGGAGCTCGTCACGCAGTGTTTCGTGCGCGTGCCGGACGAGCCGTTCGCCGAGGCCGTCGCCGGATACGTCGACAGTGGAGAGTGGGTGGAGGTCTCCGGCCGGCTCGACCGCGGCGCGTACCTCGTCTCGCTCCGTGCCGGCCTCCTCGACGAGATGGTCGAGACGGTCCGCCGGCTGGAGGGCTACACGATGCAGACGCTGCGGCCGGCGGTGCACGCGCGCCGCTTCGGGCCGCTGCGCCGGCGGGCCGAGGAGGTGCTGTCCCGGTACCCGATCGGTAAACCGGCCCTGCCGCTCGTCGCGGACCAGGACGGACGCCTCGTCCACACCGCCGAGGAACTGCGCACCATGCTGCTCGACACCTTCGACCGGGCGCTCGACTGGCCGGCGACGGTCGCCGCCCTGCACCGGCACGGCGTCCGCACCGCGTACGTGACCGGGCCGGACCTCATGTTTCACCGGCTGGACTGCACCACGTCGAGCTTCCGCGTGGTGCCGGTCACGCACAAGACCGTGTCCAAGCCCGGCGCACTGCGCCCGGCCGGCGTCCGCGCCCACTCCTAG